One part of the Dysidea avara chromosome 10, odDysAvar1.4, whole genome shotgun sequence genome encodes these proteins:
- the LOC136236481 gene encoding gamma-butyrobetaine dioxygenase-like isoform X1 produces the protein MVILYRSAKGLERPCMVFELLAEDNPANIANTGEGLPLHMDLLYYESPPGLSLLHCLRYDYSVIGGESLLLDCYPILEDLRNNYPEQFHTLTRVPATFQSIHHTGVPPTRFIHQVPHVVLGHHEEIVAVNWCPIAEGALQVSPVDVEPYYQAYLLLAKLFNTSERLLQFRLLPGQLISFNNRRILHGRNSFYSKEREGVRHFEVTNILRPGILIFSSMPTSLFSPLLLISLFRGVPKGVSRGFRKPLWIFTLLETFKKLKLQVSRIWNLSWNRTHCKLLS, from the exons ATGGTCATACTTTACAGGTCAGCAAAAGGATTGGAGAGACCATGCATGGT GTTTGAATTGTTAGCTGAAGACAACCCAGCTAATATAGCTAACACTGGAGAAGGTTTACCTCTCCACATGGACCTCTTGTATTATGAGTCACCTCCTGGATTATCCCTACTCCATTGTCTGAG GTATGATTATAGTGTTATTGGTGGAGAGTCACTACTACTAGACTGCTATCCTATATTGGAAGACTTGAGAAACAACTATCCTGAACAGTTCCACACCCTCACCAGAGTACCAGCCACATTTCAGAGTATACACCACACAGG AGTACCACCTACACGTTTTATACATCAAGTACCACATGTAGTCCTGGGACATCATGAAGAA ATTGTAGCGGTCAATTGGTGCCCGATAGCTGAAGGAGCTCTACAAGTGTCACCAGTAGATGTTGAGCCTTATTATCAAGCATACTTGTTGTTAGCCAAACTGTTCAACACATCAGAGAGATTACTTCAATTCCGTTTGCTCCCTGGACAACTGATAAGCTTCAACAATCGAAGAATTCTCCATGGGAGAAATAGTTTTTATTCTAAAGAACGCGAAGGAGTGAGACATTTTGAGGTCACTAACATATTAAGGCCAGGCATACTCATTTTCTCATCCATGCCCACATCACTTTTCTCCCCACTGCTTCTAATTTCATTGTTCAGGGGCGTACCAAAGGgagtttccaggggtttcaggaaacccctttggatttttaCACTACTCGAAACGTTTAAGAAactgaaacttcaggtttccagaatctggaatctgtcatggaacaggacacactgtaaacttttatcttag
- the LOC136236481 gene encoding gamma-butyrobetaine dioxygenase-like isoform X2 — translation MVFELLAEDNPANIANTGEGLPLHMDLLYYESPPGLSLLHCLRYDYSVIGGESLLLDCYPILEDLRNNYPEQFHTLTRVPATFQSIHHTGVPPTRFIHQVPHVVLGHHEEIVAVNWCPIAEGALQVSPVDVEPYYQAYLLLAKLFNTSERLLQFRLLPGQLISFNNRRILHGRNSFYSKEREGVRHFEVTNILRPGILIFSSMPTSLFSPLLLISLFRGVPKGVSRGFRKPLWIFTLLETFKKLKLQVSRIWNLSWNRTHCKLLS, via the exons ATGGT GTTTGAATTGTTAGCTGAAGACAACCCAGCTAATATAGCTAACACTGGAGAAGGTTTACCTCTCCACATGGACCTCTTGTATTATGAGTCACCTCCTGGATTATCCCTACTCCATTGTCTGAG GTATGATTATAGTGTTATTGGTGGAGAGTCACTACTACTAGACTGCTATCCTATATTGGAAGACTTGAGAAACAACTATCCTGAACAGTTCCACACCCTCACCAGAGTACCAGCCACATTTCAGAGTATACACCACACAGG AGTACCACCTACACGTTTTATACATCAAGTACCACATGTAGTCCTGGGACATCATGAAGAA ATTGTAGCGGTCAATTGGTGCCCGATAGCTGAAGGAGCTCTACAAGTGTCACCAGTAGATGTTGAGCCTTATTATCAAGCATACTTGTTGTTAGCCAAACTGTTCAACACATCAGAGAGATTACTTCAATTCCGTTTGCTCCCTGGACAACTGATAAGCTTCAACAATCGAAGAATTCTCCATGGGAGAAATAGTTTTTATTCTAAAGAACGCGAAGGAGTGAGACATTTTGAGGTCACTAACATATTAAGGCCAGGCATACTCATTTTCTCATCCATGCCCACATCACTTTTCTCCCCACTGCTTCTAATTTCATTGTTCAGGGGCGTACCAAAGGgagtttccaggggtttcaggaaacccctttggatttttaCACTACTCGAAACGTTTAAGAAactgaaacttcaggtttccagaatctggaatctgtcatggaacaggacacactgtaaacttttatcttag
- the LOC136236481 gene encoding 2-(trimethylamino)ethylphosphonate dioxygenase-like isoform X3, which yields MVILYRSAKGLERPCMVFELLAEDNPANIANTGEGLPLHMDLLYYESPPGLSLLHCLRYDYSVIGGESLLLDCYPILEDLRNNYPEQFHTLTRVPATFQSIHHTGVPPTRFIHQVPHVVLGHHEEVSYRDCSGQLVPDS from the exons ATGGTCATACTTTACAGGTCAGCAAAAGGATTGGAGAGACCATGCATGGT GTTTGAATTGTTAGCTGAAGACAACCCAGCTAATATAGCTAACACTGGAGAAGGTTTACCTCTCCACATGGACCTCTTGTATTATGAGTCACCTCCTGGATTATCCCTACTCCATTGTCTGAG GTATGATTATAGTGTTATTGGTGGAGAGTCACTACTACTAGACTGCTATCCTATATTGGAAGACTTGAGAAACAACTATCCTGAACAGTTCCACACCCTCACCAGAGTACCAGCCACATTTCAGAGTATACACCACACAGG AGTACCACCTACACGTTTTATACATCAAGTACCACATGTAGTCCTGGGACATCATGAAGAAGTGAGTTACCGAG ATTGTAGCGGTCAATTGGTGCCCGATAGCTGA
- the LOC136236780 gene encoding uncharacterized protein: MHPGQLSFLLRAASDTLPTAMNLRRWNIQCHAKCVLCDSSRPTTAHVLGGCPVALSQERYTYRHDLVIQSLVDSFIRVYIDLPYIRVYADLPNLRASESPPSTLPPNVIVTPFRPDIVIHNTVTSSILLFELTCPLDSAHHLEQARSRKQNKAEYHQILSELDRLNGTNFYETLEISVLGHFQQFSVTNTYNVLHFIDKDINITRSLVRRMLDDASKVCMTASQRIFMASEMARDCREWL, encoded by the coding sequence ATGCATCCTGGTCAGCTGTCATTTCTTTTGCGGGCGGCTTCAGACACTCTGCCAACTGCCATGAACTTGCGAAGGTGGAATATACAGTGTCATGCAAAATGTGTACTTTGTGATTCCTCACGTCCAACTACTGCTCATGTCTTGGGGGGCTGTCCGGTTGCGTTATCTCAGGAAAGGTACACTTATCGACATGATTTAGTCATTCAGTCTTTGGTCGACAGTTTCATCAGGGTTTACATTGACTTGCCCTATATCCGggtttatgctgaccttcctaATTTGCGAGCCAGTGAGTCACCCCCATCTACACTTCCACCTAATGTGATTGTGACCCCCTTTAGACCAGACATTGTTATCCATAATACCGTCACTTCTAGTATACTTTtatttgaactgacatgtccattggACAGTGCCCACCATCTTGAGCAGGCTAGATCTCGCAAACAAAATAAGGCTGAATACCACCAAATTCTATCAGAGCTAGATCGGTTAAATGGTACCAACTTTTATGAGACTCTTGAGATCAGCGTTTTAGGTCACTTCCAGCAAttttcagtcactaacacttacaatgtactacattttattgataaggacatcaatatcacaaggtcactggttcgaCGGATGCTGGATGATGCCTCGAAGGTTTGTATGACTGCATCCCAGAGGATTTTTATGGCAAGTGAGATGGCAAGGGATTGCCGAGAGTGGTTGTga
- the LOC136236524 gene encoding gamma-butyrobetaine dioxygenase-like isoform X5, translating to MDYGEVLWRWLWNLNEYGMCLVNNVPTLPGSVIKAGEDCKRDAFVPPLIITKLAVSWYMLCMASGKLRPDHSVCIYSFSQHGHVSQVCKRIGRIQETLYGKVFELLVKDNPATIANTGEGLPLHMDLLYYKSPPGLSLLHCLRYDDSVIGGESLLLDCYPILEDLKNNYPEQFHTLTRVPATFQSIHHTGVPPTHFIRRVPHVVLGHHEEIVAVNWCPIAEGALQVSPVDVEPYYQAYLLLAKLFNTSERLLKFRLLPGQLISFNNRRILHGRNSFHSKERGGVRHFEGLFINVDESNSQFHLLNNKFGSEPPKYVFNHSVF from the exons ATGGATTATGGTGAAGTGTTGTGGAG GTGGTTGTGGAACTTGAATGAGTATGGAATGTGTCTCGTCAATAATGTCCCAACTCTACCTGGGAGTGTTataaagg CTGGAGAGGACTGTAAGAGGGATGCCTTTGTGCCACCTTTAATTATAACAAAGCTAGCAGTGTCTTGGTACATGCTTTGTATGGCTTCAGGGAAGCTCAGGCCAGACCATAGTGTGTGCATATACAGTTTCTCACAACATGGTCACGTTTCACAGGTTTGCAAGAGGATTGGTCGCATTCAAGAGACTTTGTATGGCAAG GTGTTTGAATTGTTAGTCAAAGACAACCCAGCTACTATAGCTAACACTGGAGAAGGTTTACCTCTCCACATGGACCTCTTGTATTATAAGTCACCTCCTGGATTATCCCTACTCCATTGTCTGAG GTATGATGACAGTGTTATTGGTGGAGAGTCACTACTACTAGACTGCTATCCTATATTGGAAGACTTGAAAAACAACTatcctgaacaatttcacacccTCACCAGAGTACCAGCCACATTTCAGAGTATACACCACACAGG AGTACCACCTACACACTTTATTCGTCGAGTACCACATGTAGTCCTGGGACATCACGAAGAA ATTGTAGCGGTCAATTGGTGCCCGATAGCTGAAGGAGCTCTACAAGTGTCACCAGTAGATGTTGAGCCTTATTATCAAGCATACTTGTTGCTAGCCAAACTGTTCAATACATCAGAGAGGTTGCTTAAATTCCGTTTGCTCCCTGGACAACTGATAAGCTTCAACAATCGAAGAATTCTACATGGGAGGAATAGTTTTCATTCTAAAGAACGTGGAGGAGTGAGACATTTTGAG GGTTTGTTCATTAATGTTGATGAGTCCAACAGTCAATTTCATCTCTTGAATAACAAGTTTGGAAGTGAACCTCCCAAATATGTATTTAATCATTCAGTGTTTTAA
- the LOC136236524 gene encoding gamma-butyrobetaine dioxygenase-like isoform X4 has protein sequence MGHLPEVDYGEVMDYGEVLWRWLWNLNEYGMCLVNNVPTLPGSVIKAGEDCKRDAFVPPLIITKLAVSWYMLCMASGKLRPDHSVCIYSFSQHGHVSQVCKRIGRIQETLYGKVFELLVKDNPATIANTGEGLPLHMDLLYYKSPPGLSLLHCLRYDDSVIGGESLLLDCYPILEDLKNNYPEQFHTLTRVPATFQSIHHTGVPPTHFIRRVPHVVLGHHEEIVAVNWCPIAEGALQVSPVDVEPYYQAYLLLAKLFNTSERLLKFRLLPGQLISFNNRRILHGRNSFHSKERGGVRHFEGLFINVDESNSQFHLLNNKFGSEPPKYVFNHSVF, from the exons ATG GGTCATCTTCCTGAGGTTGATTATGGCGAAGTGATGGATTATGGTGAAGTGTTGTGGAG GTGGTTGTGGAACTTGAATGAGTATGGAATGTGTCTCGTCAATAATGTCCCAACTCTACCTGGGAGTGTTataaagg CTGGAGAGGACTGTAAGAGGGATGCCTTTGTGCCACCTTTAATTATAACAAAGCTAGCAGTGTCTTGGTACATGCTTTGTATGGCTTCAGGGAAGCTCAGGCCAGACCATAGTGTGTGCATATACAGTTTCTCACAACATGGTCACGTTTCACAGGTTTGCAAGAGGATTGGTCGCATTCAAGAGACTTTGTATGGCAAG GTGTTTGAATTGTTAGTCAAAGACAACCCAGCTACTATAGCTAACACTGGAGAAGGTTTACCTCTCCACATGGACCTCTTGTATTATAAGTCACCTCCTGGATTATCCCTACTCCATTGTCTGAG GTATGATGACAGTGTTATTGGTGGAGAGTCACTACTACTAGACTGCTATCCTATATTGGAAGACTTGAAAAACAACTatcctgaacaatttcacacccTCACCAGAGTACCAGCCACATTTCAGAGTATACACCACACAGG AGTACCACCTACACACTTTATTCGTCGAGTACCACATGTAGTCCTGGGACATCACGAAGAA ATTGTAGCGGTCAATTGGTGCCCGATAGCTGAAGGAGCTCTACAAGTGTCACCAGTAGATGTTGAGCCTTATTATCAAGCATACTTGTTGCTAGCCAAACTGTTCAATACATCAGAGAGGTTGCTTAAATTCCGTTTGCTCCCTGGACAACTGATAAGCTTCAACAATCGAAGAATTCTACATGGGAGGAATAGTTTTCATTCTAAAGAACGTGGAGGAGTGAGACATTTTGAG GGTTTGTTCATTAATGTTGATGAGTCCAACAGTCAATTTCATCTCTTGAATAACAAGTTTGGAAGTGAACCTCCCAAATATGTATTTAATCATTCAGTGTTTTAA
- the LOC136236524 gene encoding gamma-butyrobetaine dioxygenase-like isoform X3: protein MVKCCGGLVSRWILDWSSCYHIRWLWNLNEYGMCLVNNVPTLPGSVIKAGEDCKRDAFVPPLIITKLAVSWYMLCMASGKLRPDHSVCIYSFSQHGHVSQVCKRIGRIQETLYGKVFELLVKDNPATIANTGEGLPLHMDLLYYKSPPGLSLLHCLRYDDSVIGGESLLLDCYPILEDLKNNYPEQFHTLTRVPATFQSIHHTGVPPTHFIRRVPHVVLGHHEEIVAVNWCPIAEGALQVSPVDVEPYYQAYLLLAKLFNTSERLLKFRLLPGQLISFNNRRILHGRNSFHSKERGGVRHFEGLFINVDESNSQFHLLNNKFGSEPPKYVFNHSVF, encoded by the exons ATGGTGAAGTGTTGTGGAGGTCTGGTGAGCAGGTGGATATTAGACTGGAGTAGTTGTTACCATATTAGGTGGTTGTGGAACTTGAATGAGTATGGAATGTGTCTCGTCAATAATGTCCCAACTCTACCTGGGAGTGTTataaagg CTGGAGAGGACTGTAAGAGGGATGCCTTTGTGCCACCTTTAATTATAACAAAGCTAGCAGTGTCTTGGTACATGCTTTGTATGGCTTCAGGGAAGCTCAGGCCAGACCATAGTGTGTGCATATACAGTTTCTCACAACATGGTCACGTTTCACAGGTTTGCAAGAGGATTGGTCGCATTCAAGAGACTTTGTATGGCAAG GTGTTTGAATTGTTAGTCAAAGACAACCCAGCTACTATAGCTAACACTGGAGAAGGTTTACCTCTCCACATGGACCTCTTGTATTATAAGTCACCTCCTGGATTATCCCTACTCCATTGTCTGAG GTATGATGACAGTGTTATTGGTGGAGAGTCACTACTACTAGACTGCTATCCTATATTGGAAGACTTGAAAAACAACTatcctgaacaatttcacacccTCACCAGAGTACCAGCCACATTTCAGAGTATACACCACACAGG AGTACCACCTACACACTTTATTCGTCGAGTACCACATGTAGTCCTGGGACATCACGAAGAA ATTGTAGCGGTCAATTGGTGCCCGATAGCTGAAGGAGCTCTACAAGTGTCACCAGTAGATGTTGAGCCTTATTATCAAGCATACTTGTTGCTAGCCAAACTGTTCAATACATCAGAGAGGTTGCTTAAATTCCGTTTGCTCCCTGGACAACTGATAAGCTTCAACAATCGAAGAATTCTACATGGGAGGAATAGTTTTCATTCTAAAGAACGTGGAGGAGTGAGACATTTTGAG GGTTTGTTCATTAATGTTGATGAGTCCAACAGTCAATTTCATCTCTTGAATAACAAGTTTGGAAGTGAACCTCCCAAATATGTATTTAATCATTCAGTGTTTTAA
- the LOC136236524 gene encoding 2-(trimethylamino)ethylphosphonate dioxygenase-like isoform X8 — protein sequence MTRSDQEGHLPEVDYGEVMDYGEVLWRWLWNLNEYGMCLVNNVPTLPGSVIKAGEDCKRDAFVPPLIITKLAVSWYMLCMASGKLRPDHSVCIYSFSQHGHVSQVCKRIGRIQETLYGKVFELLVKDNPATIANTGEGLPLHMDLLYYKSPPGLSLLHCLRYDDSVIGGESLLLDCYPILEDLKNNYPEQFHTLTRVPATFQSIHHTGVPPTHFIRRVPHVVLGHHEEGLFINVDESNSQFHLLNNKFGSEPPKYVFNHSVF from the exons GGTCATCTTCCTGAGGTTGATTATGGCGAAGTGATGGATTATGGTGAAGTGTTGTGGAG GTGGTTGTGGAACTTGAATGAGTATGGAATGTGTCTCGTCAATAATGTCCCAACTCTACCTGGGAGTGTTataaagg CTGGAGAGGACTGTAAGAGGGATGCCTTTGTGCCACCTTTAATTATAACAAAGCTAGCAGTGTCTTGGTACATGCTTTGTATGGCTTCAGGGAAGCTCAGGCCAGACCATAGTGTGTGCATATACAGTTTCTCACAACATGGTCACGTTTCACAGGTTTGCAAGAGGATTGGTCGCATTCAAGAGACTTTGTATGGCAAG GTGTTTGAATTGTTAGTCAAAGACAACCCAGCTACTATAGCTAACACTGGAGAAGGTTTACCTCTCCACATGGACCTCTTGTATTATAAGTCACCTCCTGGATTATCCCTACTCCATTGTCTGAG GTATGATGACAGTGTTATTGGTGGAGAGTCACTACTACTAGACTGCTATCCTATATTGGAAGACTTGAAAAACAACTatcctgaacaatttcacacccTCACCAGAGTACCAGCCACATTTCAGAGTATACACCACACAGG AGTACCACCTACACACTTTATTCGTCGAGTACCACATGTAGTCCTGGGACATCACGAAGAA GGTTTGTTCATTAATGTTGATGAGTCCAACAGTCAATTTCATCTCTTGAATAACAAGTTTGGAAGTGAACCTCCCAAATATGTATTTAATCATTCAGTGTTTTAA
- the LOC136236524 gene encoding gamma-butyrobetaine dioxygenase-like isoform X2, protein MTRSDQEGHLPEVDYGEVMDYGEVLWRWLWNLNEYGMCLVNNVPTLPGSVIKAGEDCKRDAFVPPLIITKLAVSWYMLCMASGKLRPDHSVCIYSFSQHGHVSQVCKRIGRIQETLYGKVFELLVKDNPATIANTGEGLPLHMDLLYYKSPPGLSLLHCLRYDDSVIGGESLLLDCYPILEDLKNNYPEQFHTLTRVPATFQSIHHTGVPPTHFIRRVPHVVLGHHEEIVAVNWCPIAEGALQVSPVDVEPYYQAYLLLAKLFNTSERLLKFRLLPGQLISFNNRRILHGRNSFHSKERGGVRHFEGLFINVDESNSQFHLLNNKFGSEPPKYVFNHSVF, encoded by the exons GGTCATCTTCCTGAGGTTGATTATGGCGAAGTGATGGATTATGGTGAAGTGTTGTGGAG GTGGTTGTGGAACTTGAATGAGTATGGAATGTGTCTCGTCAATAATGTCCCAACTCTACCTGGGAGTGTTataaagg CTGGAGAGGACTGTAAGAGGGATGCCTTTGTGCCACCTTTAATTATAACAAAGCTAGCAGTGTCTTGGTACATGCTTTGTATGGCTTCAGGGAAGCTCAGGCCAGACCATAGTGTGTGCATATACAGTTTCTCACAACATGGTCACGTTTCACAGGTTTGCAAGAGGATTGGTCGCATTCAAGAGACTTTGTATGGCAAG GTGTTTGAATTGTTAGTCAAAGACAACCCAGCTACTATAGCTAACACTGGAGAAGGTTTACCTCTCCACATGGACCTCTTGTATTATAAGTCACCTCCTGGATTATCCCTACTCCATTGTCTGAG GTATGATGACAGTGTTATTGGTGGAGAGTCACTACTACTAGACTGCTATCCTATATTGGAAGACTTGAAAAACAACTatcctgaacaatttcacacccTCACCAGAGTACCAGCCACATTTCAGAGTATACACCACACAGG AGTACCACCTACACACTTTATTCGTCGAGTACCACATGTAGTCCTGGGACATCACGAAGAA ATTGTAGCGGTCAATTGGTGCCCGATAGCTGAAGGAGCTCTACAAGTGTCACCAGTAGATGTTGAGCCTTATTATCAAGCATACTTGTTGCTAGCCAAACTGTTCAATACATCAGAGAGGTTGCTTAAATTCCGTTTGCTCCCTGGACAACTGATAAGCTTCAACAATCGAAGAATTCTACATGGGAGGAATAGTTTTCATTCTAAAGAACGTGGAGGAGTGAGACATTTTGAG GGTTTGTTCATTAATGTTGATGAGTCCAACAGTCAATTTCATCTCTTGAATAACAAGTTTGGAAGTGAACCTCCCAAATATGTATTTAATCATTCAGTGTTTTAA
- the LOC136236524 gene encoding gamma-butyrobetaine dioxygenase-like isoform X7 translates to MTRSDQEGHLPEVDYGEVMDYGEVLWRWLWNLNEYGMCLVNNVPTLPGSVIKVCKRIGRIQETLYGKVFELLVKDNPATIANTGEGLPLHMDLLYYKSPPGLSLLHCLRYDDSVIGGESLLLDCYPILEDLKNNYPEQFHTLTRVPATFQSIHHTGVPPTHFIRRVPHVVLGHHEEIVAVNWCPIAEGALQVSPVDVEPYYQAYLLLAKLFNTSERLLKFRLLPGQLISFNNRRILHGRNSFHSKERGGVRHFEGLFINVDESNSQFHLLNNKFGSEPPKYVFNHSVF, encoded by the exons GGTCATCTTCCTGAGGTTGATTATGGCGAAGTGATGGATTATGGTGAAGTGTTGTGGAG GTGGTTGTGGAACTTGAATGAGTATGGAATGTGTCTCGTCAATAATGTCCCAACTCTACCTGGGAGTGTTataaag GTTTGCAAGAGGATTGGTCGCATTCAAGAGACTTTGTATGGCAAG GTGTTTGAATTGTTAGTCAAAGACAACCCAGCTACTATAGCTAACACTGGAGAAGGTTTACCTCTCCACATGGACCTCTTGTATTATAAGTCACCTCCTGGATTATCCCTACTCCATTGTCTGAG GTATGATGACAGTGTTATTGGTGGAGAGTCACTACTACTAGACTGCTATCCTATATTGGAAGACTTGAAAAACAACTatcctgaacaatttcacacccTCACCAGAGTACCAGCCACATTTCAGAGTATACACCACACAGG AGTACCACCTACACACTTTATTCGTCGAGTACCACATGTAGTCCTGGGACATCACGAAGAA ATTGTAGCGGTCAATTGGTGCCCGATAGCTGAAGGAGCTCTACAAGTGTCACCAGTAGATGTTGAGCCTTATTATCAAGCATACTTGTTGCTAGCCAAACTGTTCAATACATCAGAGAGGTTGCTTAAATTCCGTTTGCTCCCTGGACAACTGATAAGCTTCAACAATCGAAGAATTCTACATGGGAGGAATAGTTTTCATTCTAAAGAACGTGGAGGAGTGAGACATTTTGAG GGTTTGTTCATTAATGTTGATGAGTCCAACAGTCAATTTCATCTCTTGAATAACAAGTTTGGAAGTGAACCTCCCAAATATGTATTTAATCATTCAGTGTTTTAA
- the LOC136236524 gene encoding gamma-butyrobetaine dioxygenase-like isoform X6, with protein MTRSDQEGHLPEVDYGEVMDYGEVLWRWLWNLNEYGMCLVNNVPTLPGSVIKAGEDCKRDAFVPPLIITKLAVSWYMLCMASGKLRPDHSVCIYSFSQHGHVSQVCKRIGRIQETLYGKVFELLVKDNPATIANTGEGLPLHMDLLYYKSPPGLSLLHCLRVPPTHFIRRVPHVVLGHHEEIVAVNWCPIAEGALQVSPVDVEPYYQAYLLLAKLFNTSERLLKFRLLPGQLISFNNRRILHGRNSFHSKERGGVRHFEGLFINVDESNSQFHLLNNKFGSEPPKYVFNHSVF; from the exons GGTCATCTTCCTGAGGTTGATTATGGCGAAGTGATGGATTATGGTGAAGTGTTGTGGAG GTGGTTGTGGAACTTGAATGAGTATGGAATGTGTCTCGTCAATAATGTCCCAACTCTACCTGGGAGTGTTataaagg CTGGAGAGGACTGTAAGAGGGATGCCTTTGTGCCACCTTTAATTATAACAAAGCTAGCAGTGTCTTGGTACATGCTTTGTATGGCTTCAGGGAAGCTCAGGCCAGACCATAGTGTGTGCATATACAGTTTCTCACAACATGGTCACGTTTCACAGGTTTGCAAGAGGATTGGTCGCATTCAAGAGACTTTGTATGGCAAG GTGTTTGAATTGTTAGTCAAAGACAACCCAGCTACTATAGCTAACACTGGAGAAGGTTTACCTCTCCACATGGACCTCTTGTATTATAAGTCACCTCCTGGATTATCCCTACTCCATTGTCTGAG AGTACCACCTACACACTTTATTCGTCGAGTACCACATGTAGTCCTGGGACATCACGAAGAA ATTGTAGCGGTCAATTGGTGCCCGATAGCTGAAGGAGCTCTACAAGTGTCACCAGTAGATGTTGAGCCTTATTATCAAGCATACTTGTTGCTAGCCAAACTGTTCAATACATCAGAGAGGTTGCTTAAATTCCGTTTGCTCCCTGGACAACTGATAAGCTTCAACAATCGAAGAATTCTACATGGGAGGAATAGTTTTCATTCTAAAGAACGTGGAGGAGTGAGACATTTTGAG GGTTTGTTCATTAATGTTGATGAGTCCAACAGTCAATTTCATCTCTTGAATAACAAGTTTGGAAGTGAACCTCCCAAATATGTATTTAATCATTCAGTGTTTTAA
- the LOC136236524 gene encoding 2-(trimethylamino)ethylphosphonate dioxygenase-like isoform X9, translating into MTRSDQEGHLPEVDYGEVMDYGEVLWRWLWNLNEYGMCLVNNVPTLPGSVIKAGEDCKRDAFVPPLIITKLAVSWYMLCMASGKLRPDHSVCIYSFSQHGHVSQVCKRIGRIQETLYGKVFELLVKDNPATIANTGEGLPLHMDLLYYKSPPGLSLLHCLRYDDSVIGGESLLLDCYPILEDLKNNYPEQFHTLTRVPATFQSIHHTGVPPTHFIRRVPHVVLGHHEEVSC; encoded by the exons GGTCATCTTCCTGAGGTTGATTATGGCGAAGTGATGGATTATGGTGAAGTGTTGTGGAG GTGGTTGTGGAACTTGAATGAGTATGGAATGTGTCTCGTCAATAATGTCCCAACTCTACCTGGGAGTGTTataaagg CTGGAGAGGACTGTAAGAGGGATGCCTTTGTGCCACCTTTAATTATAACAAAGCTAGCAGTGTCTTGGTACATGCTTTGTATGGCTTCAGGGAAGCTCAGGCCAGACCATAGTGTGTGCATATACAGTTTCTCACAACATGGTCACGTTTCACAGGTTTGCAAGAGGATTGGTCGCATTCAAGAGACTTTGTATGGCAAG GTGTTTGAATTGTTAGTCAAAGACAACCCAGCTACTATAGCTAACACTGGAGAAGGTTTACCTCTCCACATGGACCTCTTGTATTATAAGTCACCTCCTGGATTATCCCTACTCCATTGTCTGAG GTATGATGACAGTGTTATTGGTGGAGAGTCACTACTACTAGACTGCTATCCTATATTGGAAGACTTGAAAAACAACTatcctgaacaatttcacacccTCACCAGAGTACCAGCCACATTTCAGAGTATACACCACACAGG AGTACCACCTACACACTTTATTCGTCGAGTACCACATGTAGTCCTGGGACATCACGAAGAAGTGAGTTGCTGa